The Sebastes umbrosus isolate fSebUmb1 chromosome 1, fSebUmb1.pri, whole genome shotgun sequence genome includes the window actctgctgctgttgttcttGTTGCTGCTCCCACATGAGCGCTTGCTGTGACTGTACATAGTTCCTCACCATCATCTCCTTCACCTGTACCATGGGGGTTTCCGACCTCTGCCCATCTGAGAGCGCAGTGCCAGCACAGCCCAAGCTCAAGCCCCCTCCACTGGGGAAGGAGTTCTGGTTTTGCCCTTGAAAGTCACAGCTGGGATTGTTAGAGTTCCTCACCAGGACCTGGCCTGTCTGCTGTGGGTAACCCTGGGTCTGCTGGAGTAGCATCCGCTGCTGTTGGAGCTTTGCACTTTGACAGGCATTTCCACCTCCCATCCCGGGGTGGAACTGCTGCTCAGGCTTGATGGTTAGTTTGTGGGTCCCATCAGGACTGTTGTAGAGGCCTGTCTGATTGTTGAAGTGGGCCTGCGTCTGTTGGGGCTGCAGGCCAGGATTGGAATACTGCATTCCTCGCTGGTTCTGGAGAGCATGGTTGGAAGTTTGGATCTGGCTATGGGAATCACTCCAAGGGCCTACAGCATCTCCACCCTGGCCTATGCTGGGATAATGGGGGCCCGAGGGACTGAGCTGGCAGGTGCTCATACTGTACTCGGCCTGTTGGAGAAGTGTATTAGACATGCCCTCTGGGTTAATAGGCCTCGCTTGGCCCATTGGATTGCCACCAGCCCTGGAAGCGACTTCCACTCCCTGGTTCTGGTAGTGCCCCTGCATGTAACCCTGGTCTGGGCAGCTCAGGGAGTCATGGGTTGGAGACAGTTGGTTTCCAAGAGCACCTCCAACTCCTCCAAGAGTTTGATGCTGTTGCTGGTATCCAATGAAGCTCCTCTCTCCAGGGGGCATCATCATGGACCGATCCCTGGCATCAACGGGGGCAAGGTGGGGCTCCATACCCATGGCCTCCATCATTACATTCTCTGTAATGCTAGGTGGCCGAGGGGAGTACAGGTGGCGGGAAAGACTGGTGTCAGAGCCGCGGTGTTGCAGCGCATTCCTTCGGCCCATCATAGCTACATTATTAAGACTATTGAAGCGCTTGGGGAGGGCTTGTGGATCTGCTACCGATCGAACCGGGTCACTGGCTCGCCTGCTGTTGTTACCTGGAGCCTGGTGAGGGTAGATAACACCAGTGCCATACTCTGTGTTGGCACTGTGCCTACGTGGACCACCTTGTTGAAGGAAGGGAGGCAGAGGCTGCCCCTGGTACTCACTCAAAACACCTCCTCTTCTGCCCGGAGTACCTGGCTGCTCCATATTGGGTAAAGGAGTAGGTGGCGGTCCACCAGTTGCTGCAGCGTATTTTGCCTTTAGGCTGTATTGCTGGGCGGGTGTTAAATTAGGAAGACCTggcagtcctcctcctccaggacaTGGAGCTCCTCTGCGATTGGTCTCAGGAGAGAGGGGGTCTCCCCCACTCTGCTCTGGGCCAAGGAGGTGACATCCTCCCCCTCCCGTTCCTCCCATTTGTGAGACATCACTGGAGCGCCGGCTGGACAGGTAAGGAGACACCATGGATGACCGGCGGCTGACGGTATATGCAGAGCTTAGGCTGCTGGTGCCGCTTCCTCTCCTGTCATTAGAAGAGCAGCCAACCGATGTGCCACCTCCTAACTCGTGATTGGACAGCTCCATAACTCGTCGATTTGAGAGGAGCGGAGAAGGTGCACACATTCCCATATTCTCACCtggacctgaaaatgaacaacCAGAAGGAGGAAACAGTTTTAGAAACAGTTCGTCAATACAAACCAAGAATGTTAACAATCCCTGAATCCTTTATCAGTCATTGGTCAGTTATGTGCAACAATTCAGACTTCACCAATATAAACTAAGAATATGCCTGCAATAGCGTACTgaatattaattatttcattaCAGAACATACCAGGAAGTGCAGGTAGCTTGTTATTGGCGCAGCGGCCAGGAGGGGTTGGCCTGCGGATTTGCTTCAGCTTGTCAATCTTCAGGTTCTCCAGCCTCTTCAAAGCCTGTGCTGACATTCCCATTGTTCCTACACCTACTGGCTCCGCTCCTCCACCTGCAACTCCGTCCTCCAGTGCTGTGAGGTCCTCCAGACTGCCAGCTGCATTTAGGTTCATCTCCACCCCGCTGTCATTGTTGTTGGCGCTCCCCAGTGGAGAACGTTCGCTACTGCAGGATGATTGACCACCAGGGCTTGGCTGGGATTTCTGAAAGAAGTAATATAATGTCATGAGAACCCTTTTGTtgtatgaagaagaagaaagaaagaagaagaaaggcactttattaatccccgaggggaaattcaatttcttttgtaatgtaatgggctgggaaaaaaaactatggatgtgttgcttttaacattggagctttgtttgttttcttataaTTAAAGGACCATAAATCAAATGTATCACTCACCAGAGCAGTCTCGGGAGCCAACAGTTTGCAGTCCTCCCTGCGTGTCTCCTCTTTCTCCAGCAGCAGTTCAGAGCTCTGGCCTCCAGGAGTCATAGCTGAACCAAGGGGTCGAGGTCCTGTGTCTCCACGGTGCTTCTTGGTGATGTGGGCTTCAGGGCCGTGCACCGTCTTCACATGTTTACGTAAAGAGCTCGGATCTGTGTACCGCTTAGTGCAACCGGGGATCTTACAAACATAAGGTTTCTGTAAAAGAGCAAAGCATCTGTTAATTCACAACATCTTGTTTATGTGTGCACAGTTGTGTATACCAAAATTGACTTTACTGCTAAAGAAAGTGTCTCTCGTAGTTAACCATTCTTGGATCAATACAAACTAATGTCAGTTTATTTTTCCTGATTTGCTATAATTGACATTATGGACATCCAATATATTTGCAGAAGTCTGAATCTCTACAAGACTCTTTTAgtaatttactgaattattttaaaattaacTTAGGTAACCCATTTGTGTCCACAACTGAAATtgttttttcttatcatactatatctagtattttggcacatgggactactgtttttgcaatagactccattatatttttaggaaaaaacagtagtcccttgtgcccaaatactagatatattatcaaaagaaaatgtctgtaagaAACTGtgtcaagtatttggtatctatgaactcataacaaattgaatatcaaagatatgcacacatatgcagtgtaaaaataaaataaaagtgtgatttcaCAGTGCGATCTAAAAATTCtcagttgtactgttagatacttgcccaagtatgtccataccaaatttcaagacttttgaccaataacaacaaatgttgtggcatttttcacATAAAATTGATcctactaaatatagtctttgggcacataaAAGACATAAATCACTTATCTGTTAGCCTTGGTAAGATAAGGTGTAGCTTACTACAGTATCCCATTTAATAATGTCCAAAGCCAGTTGTTAAGGTATTGTTCAAGCTAGAATACTTTTCAGTGTTGTAGCCTACACTACAGTACCTCATTGGAGTGAGTTCGGTTCTGATGCTTGGCCCGGTCTGAAGCATTGGAGAAGGCCTTGTTGCAGCCTTCATGTTCACACACATATGGTTTCTCTCCGGTGTGAGAGCGCAGGTGGGTCTTCAAATTCTCCAGACGAGAGTAGGCCTTATTACAGCCTTCGaactaaaacagaaatatacagAACGATTTCATAACAACAAGTTGCAATAAAGAGAACAACtttcaaaagctaaacaaaaacagagatagaaactgagagaaaaagaaagtgagACTAAAGACACACTCACAGTGCACTTATGTggcttctctcctgtgtgtctgCGCATATGAACCACCAGCATGTACTGGGCTTTGAAAGGCCTCTGTTCTCGAGAGCACTCCTGCCAGTGACACACAAACTCCTTCTTTTCTCCGTGGATGTGCTCATTGTTGATGTGCTGTTAAATAGAGAGAGAGTCATTATTAATAATCAGAGTGATATACTGCAGATAGCATTTTGTTAAAATGCTGTATTTttcctgcttttgtttttatcacttTAGTCTACAATATCTGACTGATGATCTATCTCTTACATGAACTAGCTGTTCTTGTGTGTCAAACTCCTTGCTGCAGCTCTCCCAGTGGCAGTTGGTTTCATAGATGGCCTCTGGTTCAGGCTTCCCGTCGTCCTTGTCCAAGTCATCTCTGCCATCCAGTAGACCCAGGAGAGGGTCCTGATGAGACACATGGGGAGAAACCAGAAGTTTATGGCTCAAGTTGAaggaaatagtgtgaaaataGAGGTGAGGAGTTATTTTGGGAAAGTGTGGAAAGCCCCACCTGCTggtaacagaaaaaaagtgtggCTTAAGTGGTACTGAGTAATTTAGAAATTTATATAATTgaataattttttattattgcgTGTATAAAAATCCTTGGTGGTGGCTGCTGTTATTTCAGACTCAAGTGGCTGGATTTAATAGTTATAAAATTGCGTTTTAATTGTGCTTGGCTCGAGAAGCAAGTGTCCTGAGTGTGGGAAAACAACAATGCGCATGCCCAAAGGCTTTGGCAAGATGGCATAAATTTGATGCCAGGTGAGGCTGATTAGCTGTTGCCCCGCTGCGATTTGATTGGCTGTTTGCCACGTAGTACTGGTGTCGTCATTTGCTTGTAGTTGGCAGAAGTTAAAGTAGATAGTAACTGCGGTCATCATGAACGATGTAGATTATCTTCTACAGCACAAATGTGAAATTCGGCCttttgaagaaaaacaagattaaaCAACTCGGTGCCCACCAGCCGGCGTTAAAGTTATAAACCAAACTGCAGGTAAAAAATATCAGATTTAACATGGAGTGGTTCTCCAGGAAAAATAGCAAACTGCTAGCTTGTCAGAGAAGTGTGTTCTTATTTGGAGGGAATGGTAGCTGGTCAAGAACAGACTTTCAGGATGTCAAGCATCTTTCTGAGAGGATTGTCAAACGTGAAAGCAGCAGGACAACGCAGTAATGCAAATAGGAAATTGAGCAGCAGTATAACAGTAAATTGAGGAGAACAGGTATGTGCTCTGTGGGATTATCATCGGTGTTTAACTGTGTGGAAAATATGAAATAGCGCACAGAAACAAATTGTGTAACTGGTAAATTGTTTTTACCACCTAAAAACGCCACTGtgtacaaaaatgtgaaatctaCTGGAATAGATTACCTATCAGATATCAGCTAGTCATGTGCTGCTGTGATGATGGAggttatttgatttgatttttattagGAATTTAAAAGCATCACAACTCAAAATCATGTAttatgacacaaaaacaaatcctAGATCATAGCACTTAAAAGCATTACTAAAAACACTTATTTCCGAAGTGGTCCTCGATGGAAACGACAAACACAACGTGGAAACATACAAATTACAACACAAACCTAAAAGTCCTCCTTGACGCCCATGAATCAAAGTCCCTCCCTTAAAAATGAACCATCAACATTCCCCACAGATCCGCCTCGACTTTTGTTTAAAAATTgcatttgtttgctttgtttaatATGCAAGGGCAGGTTGTTCCATAAGGAGATCCCAGTATAGAAAAAAGAGCTTCTTGCTTCATGACATAATGCTTGCAATTGTGTTGCAATTATGTTGAATTCCAGCTATGTCAATTTGACAGTTCATATATTCTGGCGCCCTATTTGCCAACTACAGCTACAGAAAACAGGAAAgctgaaaaaaacatactttctTTGAATGTCGACCGTAGCCTATTACTTTTGGTAAGAAAATGGTCAACAAGACAACACCTGCAATGTGGGCCCATATCAGGCAAACATATTTACTTTTATAGGCCTACTGCAGCAtgcatatttgacaaatctaaTGAGAAAaccaaaatgtaaatgtgtgaagGTGAGAAAAAGACCGGATCTGTACCTGAGTACCAGTGGACGAAGGACTGCCCACGTCTCCCTCTGACCTCTCCTCCAGGTTCTTCAGATTCAGGCCATCCATCACACCTCCCAGCCCTGGCTCTGTCTTCagctacaaaacaaaacacacacatcatgtccccttttctttctgtctctgaaaGTCATTCACATTCATGCAATTAATACAGATTTTAATTCTTCCTATCATAGACCCGCCCTATAGCTTCCTATTCCCACCTCCCATCCATCCTCTCCCAGCGCTCTGACTGATGCTGAATTCCTCTGACTGCTTTGTAAATGAGTGAGAGGGCCGTCTTACGTGTCCGTGCTTGGGTGGAGCGTGCAGCCGTGGATTGTGGGGGGGTAAGCGGGAAGCTTGGCAGGGACCTGGTGTGTGTCCACCTAGAGGCGTCCCCATGCCTCCTCCATACATGGAGCCTTGTTGCCTGGATTGACAGTTTATATTGCTGGAATAGCCGAGGGATGGGCTGTGGAGAAAACAACAATATGACAACTCTATGAAAGCTGATGGAACAAGTCCAATCAAAATTAATACAACCAGTGAACTATTACTTGGATATTTATCATGGCCAGATAAagatatttctttctttctttctcatgaAGAATATGTAacttttttgccattttttgtcattatttgcctttattttcctcatttgcTTTGGTGTATTTGTCTGAGCAATTGGCCAGCAGATTTTTAGTTATCAAGCACTGCTGAACAGGTGGATTTCACcaacgtttttatttattctttaattaattttattgcCGTTCACCTGCATTTGTTGTCTGTTTTTAGCTATCTGTGGTGGCTTTAGGGATGTAATTACCTCACGCTCAGACTAGATGGTGTTTGAAAATAGAAGATAAATGTCAGGTGATAAATATTGGTGTGCTAATGTGAGGGGAGAGGAACTAGCAACAAACATCATGCCTCAAAGTCAGGGAATATGCAACAATACTTTGAATCCATTACCTTGAATATTAGACCTTATTAGTTATGTGGTAATGGATATATTGCTggcttttaaattaatttttatgCTTAACTACAATAGTGAAATATCTGACCTCATGGCGCTCACAGAGAGATGGCCATAAGAACTGGCCCCGTTAGGGTGGCAGCGAGAGTTGACGAAGGCCACCAGGGAGTTGGGTGATGTCCGGATCACCGTCTGCAGGTCTACACTGGcatcagacagaggagagatggaCAGAGCTCTCTTTTTACTCAGCTTCAGCATGGAGCGAGGTGTGGAGAACCTCGAGCCTGAAGGGAAACAGAGGACAAGAAGAGCAGGAGGGTGAGCTTTGATGATGCAAAATCTTTTAGACACAAGATTTATACTTAAAGGAAACGTTGGGGAGTGTTAACTTACCATCGACTGAGCCAATCTGATCGGAGCCAGGCTGAATCTGGCAGAAGTTGtgatgagaggacatcatgttGTTCTGGTTACAGTAGGGGGTGCTATTGCCACCTGTTGGACATTaaggacagacagaaacactgaaacgtacTGCAGAGATTCACAGAAGGTTTATGGGTTTCTGTAACTCGTAGTGTAGCCCTGTGCACATGTTTAAAACATCAAGTTGACCTGCAGTCTTGTAGTATCTAACACAAGCTGATTGACAACAACCAGTCATTTGAAGTTTTTTGGAGGAAATGAGACAAAATAGGAGAAACTGGTGAAGTAGAATTGACACATattgtaactcaatgcaacattAATCTGCTGGCATCTGTTCAGCATTCATAGATAATGTAGATTCACTATaacatattttatgtttaaCCCTAAGAGAGCCACTTAGACccgtttttgtgtttttatgggagtacagggggtctttaaggggagatagcagctaaacagtatatgccacatagaagtgatgtacATAATCTAAAAGCTGTGAACCttaagattaatttgagatgcactgtttgtcaagttgttctagtaattaatcagaaataaacgtgaattaattaattaattaaattgcgAAAGTGTGTaagggctaagaacattatgatcgaagtatatgatggccattctcatgctctattatgtctcataagttgtcgCAGCAATTTTTGAGTTGATGCTATTTGTtatacagatttggtgctaaatttaaccatttcttACCAAttgagaattgatcaaaattatcaataatccctccagaataccacattaagacaccaacacCTTAAGGAACagcatagaaaaagccatgctgtgatttggtatcaaaaacttttgacacttggaaatttctgcaagaattgcatgtCTTTGATtgaatggcgagcacttctattctggaaactgctcaaactgcttgtggttgtaaagtttcatgaggctgtgattatcttagaggtcaccacaggtcattttatacagtgaggactaacatcatcacacatgaatacagttgggctcattggatccacaagaatctcagctttccagtgatacccaatttattcCAAGACTCGGTCTCAGATGGTTAAAGGGTCTACTTCTTATCTCTAGTTCACCTTATATTAATTGACTAATTTAGATTAGTCCCAGCTGCTGTTTTTCAGCAGAGTAACAGACACATTTATATCTCAGCAGTACAACCGGTCTTCTGTTGACCGTCGATCTTTCCAATAGTAGAAATCTGGGTAGTCTCTGTTTCTTACTCAGTCTCTCAGGTATCTTTAAGACCAAATCAGTAGCAGCTGTGAGATTAAGGAGATGTAAAAAGATACTCTGACTCACCCTCTGTGGGCGGCATGCCCCGGTGGCCCATCATGCTGTGTGGCGGTGGGGCCTGAGGGGGCCTCATGTATTGATCCATGCAGTGGCCGATTCCCTGTCCTGGGCCTGATCCATGAGTCATAGTGGGAGTCATGGGATTATACATAGCGCGGCAGTCCTGAGGAGGGCCGTTGAGGTGCGGGGCGCGCAGCGGGGACACATCACTGTAGGGAGACTGGTCCGATGGGAGTAGGCTGCAGATATCAAAGAAACACAGTTATTAATTATGAGGAAATAATCTAAAAGTCATGGGTAAAATGGCAACTGCAAAAATATATGGCGGGAGTGGTAGGAATAGTAGACTGTAGTGCAACActctatatatttacatgaAGACCAAATTTGTAACAAAATAGAAATTTTAAGGAGAGTGTTCAAGAGTGTTGCAAGTCACTGAGAGGCAGAAAGCATCACAGAACATATAGTGGTAGGTGAGCAGTTTTGGGACCTTAAAGTGACAcaggaaataaatatataaataaataaatgagcatGATGAATCTGacctaaataaattaatttacagaaaataaatgaataaatgagcatgatgaattataaataaataaataaataaattacagcaaataaataaatacattagcatgaaaaattataaataaataaattacagaaaataaataaatgagcatgataaattataaatcaatcaataaataaattacagcaaataagtaaataaattagcatgacaaattataaataaataaattacagaaaataaatacaaaaatgagcAAGAtgaattagaaataaataaattacagaaaataaagaaatgcaatcaataaataaattacagcaaataaataaataaatgagcatgacaaattataaataaataaattttaaaaaataaattaaaaaaatgagcatgatgaattagaaataaatagctaaataaattacagaaaataaataaatgaatgagcaTGATGAATTAGaagtaaataaattacagaaaataaatgaatgcgcATGATGAATTAGACATaaagagataaataaattacagataATAAGTAAGCAAATGAGCATGAtgaattagaaataaataaataaattgcagaaattaaataaataaatgagcacGATGCattagaaatacataaataaatgacattaaataaataaatacataatcaaATGGTAAATACATATTGAaagaatattttatattatatataaatattttatcatatttttctgtgtttcccGTGTCACTTCTGGGCCCAGATAAGTGAGAGAAGCTTCTATAAATAACACCTTATCTATAACATTTATAGTAACTTTTTAGACTAGCCTGGAAGGAAGAGGTGCCTTGCGATGTCTGGTTCTATCCACTAGATGGGGTACAACCCTTATGTTGGTC containing:
- the gli1 gene encoding zinc finger protein GLI1, translated to MPVDMQPHQGLYHYETSPSQPSRGLLPSDQSPYSDVSPLRAPHLNGPPQDCRAMYNPMTPTMTHGSGPGQGIGHCMDQYMRPPQAPPPHSMMGHRGMPPTEGGNSTPYCNQNNMMSSHHNFCQIQPGSDQIGSVDGSRFSTPRSMLKLSKKRALSISPLSDASVDLQTVIRTSPNSLVAFVNSRCHPNGASSYGHLSVSAMSPSLGYSSNINCQSRQQGSMYGGGMGTPLGGHTPGPCQASRLPPHNPRLHAPPKHGHLKTEPGLGGVMDGLNLKNLEERSEGDVGSPSSTGTQDPLLGLLDGRDDLDKDDGKPEPEAIYETNCHWESCSKEFDTQEQLVHHINNEHIHGEKKEFVCHWQECSREQRPFKAQYMLVVHMRRHTGEKPHKCTFEGCNKAYSRLENLKTHLRSHTGEKPYVCEHEGCNKAFSNASDRAKHQNRTHSNEKPYVCKIPGCTKRYTDPSSLRKHVKTVHGPEAHITKKHRGDTGPRPLGSAMTPGGQSSELLLEKEETRREDCKLLAPETALKSQPSPGGQSSCSSERSPLGSANNNDSGVEMNLNAAGSLEDLTALEDGVAGGGAEPVGVGTMGMSAQALKRLENLKIDKLKQIRRPTPPGRCANNKLPALPGPGENMGMCAPSPLLSNRRVMELSNHELGGGTSVGCSSNDRRGSGTSSLSSAYTVSRRSSMVSPYLSSRRSSDVSQMGGTGGGGCHLLGPEQSGGDPLSPETNRRGAPCPGGGGLPGLPNLTPAQQYSLKAKYAAATGGPPPTPLPNMEQPGTPGRRGGVLSEYQGQPLPPFLQQGGPRRHSANTEYGTGVIYPHQAPGNNSRRASDPVRSVADPQALPKRFNSLNNVAMMGRRNALQHRGSDTSLSRHLYSPRPPSITENVMMEAMGMEPHLAPVDARDRSMMMPPGERSFIGYQQQHQTLGGVGGALGNQLSPTHDSLSCPDQGYMQGHYQNQGVEVASRAGGNPMGQARPINPEGMSNTLLQQAEYSMSTCQLSPSGPHYPSIGQGGDAVGPWSDSHSQIQTSNHALQNQRGMQYSNPGLQPQQTQAHFNNQTGLYNSPDGTHKLTIKPEQQFHPGMGGGNACQSAKLQQQRMLLQQTQGYPQQTGQVLVRNSNNPSCDFQGQNQNSFPSGGGLSLGCAGTALSDGQRSETPMVQVKEMMVRNYVQSQQALMWEQQQEQQQQSGIKAPPVSVNMDMSAQTAMMQHSPQQQNQNLYSSQPYPSYPNQNLVMSPPAHSRGPSSATHKDQQLTGLQGSCYGQEMVVPRPPQGRKPLSRQNSLSQVGAGYLGSPPHLSPVHSTTSPRRAVRLPPVQHPQHQQNEMFSPSNNNNMYYSGQINMDMDKHMDPQNGPCLNQQHSMGSNLDLTGGTKPAPMTPYPESGPISNALENLDLDNARIDFTSIIDDAESSSFSPINNPIQGQPGSSSQASSRLTTPQTSVTLASGSGLSNMAVGDMTSMLTSLAGENKYLNTLS